A window of the Oncorhynchus mykiss isolate Arlee chromosome 15, USDA_OmykA_1.1, whole genome shotgun sequence genome harbors these coding sequences:
- the LOC118938797 gene encoding uncharacterized protein LOC118938797 isoform X3, producing MSPVIFASGGVSSTKVVEEMVSGVSNILQMYINGKSVEQSVVLREDGVEVDMTHLTGQVMTAFSGTVLNFSNKEENDPDKRELLCVVADHMKMLEACKSPEEMLKQGESNLNIKGAKSSLRLSTQSMDRLLTEEFQTKATESIREIVKRFRGCTSCCSGTTSSCPTPRIGEIRDLMIDPEASELVSTFVSDMDNLTQSIRASCSPAQSEQILLENHQSKIWSYTVGCYYDMKNTLKRLLTCPEKGDLASTFVESTKYSFTIFPTLCLDVSHSSNGEADTSDSISCKPLLITPSSMNEQKGQSETPKPLLAQKKYLQDQVLLDTTKAIASQVLVLYKTEVMEKFSSSVGECDSEESLEAILFVDGIMSDLNDFTSSCSASPSELLDSEQCLSHLTFPLGLQDSTTNSESTQSLPVINMKKLSSVSFQTKARKAVSEALRSVNPFTNSLLGDSEASKLLDTFVTDVETIVQSMQAHHSENFRISKVSTLSAARIIYHRFREMLRRFLTPCQDSVKVIDGVTPIHDETLKQAPSESLDSQVTCNSDSPEIQADLQTCTKEVISQILTVNHSEESMEECLSSLKGETEDMSKLLDAVVSQIDVLAASKSYLYVDDYAVNTQDNLHGGINNDEEEASSRSLKSTAFDKLCTDEFQTKASHLAGGILQSGLIGIVNTSLDGRSADICTESSNDGDDRDFKILQNRGTPPLFTSSLHTNSAASNIVISITKDLNSITQMTKMSDASVSGQLERSLSASTLPVSVHNGVNVKGKIIWPGTVNLFNNVFIKVKDFFAQQQPVLLDNVVEASKHAESICRTATSTQITYNEHEGSQTSMVNYSKALISQTLMTIQRRVFMSERMSTSEKALLTRSIVGSMLEDVDMVRSDGHEIHRPSSSKSSLSITSAMTRGSQSDLTNSLPGTPVHNEWPVEIYCPIIRSSVIDMSDSSTHSQGSTNYTRQTISAIVDTVMEVIPREDTKHTATADDVTSFTRRLARLSPRDGLQNFSHELTDKVYELIKSHNTPQALFVPAGKSVSDSILLKLKTGLNASEESREFPSDLVYSFATESIKRLLQQIVFWLPPPSQGSDFCQTIISDGSLQETSWLMPSSSAISISSSQVYFDTKSLFTNIMVNQVMDTCSVASNSSEELSELMNIINGLSPTDAGTLDSDRPALMTTSRQSSSKSLPRPPLSGSSTHNGGTVDIQVLGEVESKMDNKDLEMSSVSVHPSTPSAMDSETHASFDSTSNDYTSLVLLLIVRLLSMITPITLLESSDIGETSRVLTKRILSEFCGTSGLEPTQAYPQNLKIKKIFKAVYKGLLQEFGSEKMLQVAMKSTDYAFDDALVKSLTRELLAKCNEASSSPPSMTQLSSHNVLGSDEVGNSGLPTTCRKEKKRGRFSALCGLNPKCTKKVNKKNHCTPTPSQNQTPAVSEKDSHY from the exons ATGTCCCCTGTCATTTTTGCCAGTGGTGGTGTCTCCAGCACCAAGGTGGTTGAGGAGATGGTGTCTGGCGTTTCCAACATACTTCAGATGTACATTAATGGGAAGAGTGTTGAGCAGAGTGTTGTTCTCAGAGAGGATGGTGTTGAGGTGGATATGACACATTTAACAGGACAGGTCATGACAGCCTTCAGTGGCACTGTTTTGAACTTCAGCAATAAGGAGGAAAATGACCCCGACAAGAGGGAACTGCTTTGTGTTGTTGCTGACCATATGAAGATGCTTGAAGCTTGTAAAAGTCCTGAGGAGATGCTAAAACAAGGAGAGAGCAACCTCAATATCAAAGGTGCCAAATCTAGTCTTCGTCTGTCAACACAAAGTATGGACAGACTACTTACTGAGGAGTTTCAGACCAAGGCCACTGAATCGATCCGAGAGATCGTTAAAAGATTCAGGGGTTGTACATCATGTTGTTCTGGCACTACATCATCTTGTCCAACTCCTAGGATAGGTGAGATCAGAGACCTTATGATTGACCCTGAGGCCTCTGAGTTGGTAAGTACCTTTGTTTCAGACATGGACAATCTTACCCAGTCTATCAGGGCATCCTGCTCCCCTGCACAGAGTGAGCAGATCCTTCTTGAAAACCATCAAAGTAAGATCTGGTCTTACACTGTTGGTTGTTACTACGACATGAAAAATACGCTGAAGAGGCTTCTTACCTGTCCAGAAAAAGGGGATCTCGCAAGTACATTTGTGGAGAGCACAAAATATTCTTTCACAATTTTTCCAACTTTGTGCCTGGACGTCAGTCATTCCAGTAATGGTGAGGCTGACACATCAGACTCCATTTCTTGTAAACCACTTTTAATAACCCCCTCATCTATGAATGAACAAAAAGGACAAAGTGAGACCCCAAAACCTCTCTTAGCTCAAAAAAAGTATTTGCAAGACCAAGTCCTCCTTGACACCACAAAAGCGATTGCCAGCCAGGTTCTTGTCTTGTATAAGACTGAGGTGATGGAGAAGTTCTCATCTTCTGTTGGAGAGTGTGATTCTGAAGAGTCTCTGGAGGCCATTCTATTTGTGGATGGCATCATGTCTGACTTGAATGATTTCACCAGTTCTTGTTCCGCTTCACCATCTGAGTTGCTAGACAGTGAACAATGTCTCTCCCATCTCACTTTTCCACTTGGTCTGCAGGACAGCACCACCAACAGTGAATCTACCCAGAGTCTTCCAGTTATAAATATGAAGAAACTGTCCAGTGTGTCTTTCCAGACAAAGGCTAGAAAGGCAGTGAGTGAAGCTCTGAGATCTGTCAACCCTTTTACAAACAGCTTACTGGGAGACTCTGAAGCATCTAAATTACTGGACACTTTTGTAACAGATGTGGAGACTATTGTTCAGTCCATGCAGGCACATCACTCTGAAAATTTCAGAATTTCAAAAGTGAGCACCCTTTCTGCTGCTCGTATTATATATCATAGATTTCGAGAAATGCTGAGGCGGTTTCTCACTCCCTGCCAAGACTCTGTAAAGGTCATCGATGGTGTTACACCAATACATGATGAGACTCTCAAACAGGCTCCTAGTGAAAGTTTAGATTCTCAGGTGACTTGTAATAGTGATTCTCCTGAAATCCAAGCGGACCTTCAAACCTGTACCAAGGAAGTCATTAGTCAGATCCTCACTGTGAATCACTCTGAGGAATCCATGGAGGAATGCCTCTCTAGCCTAaaaggagaaacagaagacatgTCCAAGCTTTTGGATGCCGTTGTTTCTCAGATTGACGTCCTTGCCGCCTCCAAATCATATTTATATGTTGATGACTATGCTGTCAATACACAGGACAATTTGCATGGTGGGATCAACAATGATGAAGAGGAAGCATCCTCTAGAAGTCTTAAATCCACAGCCTTTGACAAATTATGTACTGATGAGTTTCAAACTAAAGCCTCACATTTGGCTGGTGGGATCCTTCAATCAGGGTTGATTGGCATTGTAAATACCAGCCTTGATGGTAGAAGTGCAGACATTTGTACAGAGTCcagtaatgatggtgatgatagagaTTTCAAAATCCTTCAGAACCGTGGAACTCCACCTTTGTTCACCTCTTCTCTGCACACCAATTCTGCAGCATCCAACATCGTCATAAGCATCACTAAAGACCTTAATAGCATCACCCAGATGACTAAAATGTCTGATGCTTCAGTGTCTGGCCAGTTAGAGAGATCCCTGTCAGCTTCAACCCTTCCTGTCAGTGTTCACAACGGGGTCAATGTGAAAGGAAAGATCATTTGGCCAGGCACTGTTAACCTGTTCAACAATGTGTTCATCAAGGTCAAGGATTTTTTTGCCCAGCAACAACCAGTACTCCTAGACAATGTGGTTGAGGCCTCCAAACATGCCGAATCCATATGCAGAACAGCTACTTCTACACAAATTACTTACAATGAACATGAAggcagccagaccagcatggtaaATTATTCCAAAGCCTTAATTAGTCAGACTCTGATGACAATCCAGAGGAGAGTGtttatgtcagagaggatgaGCACCTCAGAGAAAGCCCTCTTGACTCGTTCCATCGTGGGCTCCATGTTGGAGGATGTTGACATGGTGAGAAGTGATGGACACGAGATACACCGGCCATCCTCCTCAAAGTCCTCCCTGTCCATCACCTCTGCCATGACCAGAGGGTCCCAGAGTGATTTGACAAATTCTCTTCCAGGCACTCCAGTCCACAATGAGTGGCCTGTTGAAATCTATTGTCCTATCATTAGGAGTTCGGTCATTGATATGAGTGACTCCTCAACTCATTCACAAGGGTCAACAAATTACACAAGGCAAACCATCTCTGCCATAGTTGACACTGTTATGGAGGTCATTCCAAGAGAAGATACGAAACACACAGCCACTGCAGATGATGTCACTTCTTTTACAAGAAGACTTGCGAGACTCAGCCCCAGGGACGGTCTTCAGAACTTCTCACATGAGCTCACTGACAAAGTTTATGAGCTCATAAAAAGTCACAACACCCCCCAGGCTCTTTTTGTGCCAGCTGGCAAGAGCGTGTCTGACTCTATTCTTTTGAAGCTGAAGACAGGATTGAATGCTTCTGAAGAATCCAGGGAGTTTCCATCTGACCTTGTATACTCCTTTGCTACGGAGTCAATAAAACGTCTGCTACAGCAGATTGTCTTCTGGCTTCCTCCACCATCACAAGGATCCGATTTCTGCCAAACTATCATCTCTGATGGTTCTCTGCAGGAAACAAGTTGGCTTATGCCGAGCTCTTCTGCCATCTCCATTAGTTCCTCACAGGTTTACTTTGACACAAAGAGCCTTTTCACCAATATAATGGTCAATCAGGTCATGGATACCtgttctgtggcctccaattcaTCAGAAGAATTATCAGAGTTGATGAACATAATCAATGGGTTGTCCCCAACTGATGCTGGAACACTTGACTCTGACAGACCGGCTCTCATGACCACTAGCCGTCAGTCTAGTTCCAAATCATTGCCTAGACCCCCTCTGTCTGGCAGCAGCACACACAACGGTGGAACTGTGGATATTCAAGTTTTAGGAGAGGTGGAATCCAAGATGGACAACAAAGATCTGGAGATGTCTAGTGTCTCTGTGCATCCATCAACTCCATCAGCCATGGACTCTGAGACACATGCATCATTTGACTCCACTAGCAATGACTACACCTCTTTGGTACTTTTACTGATTGTTAGATTGCTGTCAATGATCACCCCTATCACATTACTGGAATCCTCTGACATTGGTGAAACATCAAGAGTTCTCACAAAGAGGATTCTGTCTGAGTTCTGTGGCACCTCAGGCCTTGAACCAACTCAAGCCTACCCCCAGAATCTGAAAATCAAAAAGATTTTCAAGGCTGTCTACAAGGGGCTTCTTCAAGAATTTGGGTCAGAGAAGATGCTCCAGGTTGCAATGAAGTCAACGGATTATGCATTTGACGATGCCCTGGTCAAATCATTAACTAGGGAACTACTAGCTAAATGCAATGAGGCTAGCTCTTCACCTCCCTCCATGACACAGTTGTCATCACACAATGTACTTGGCAGTGACGAGGTAGGTAATTCTGGGCTTCCAACAACTTGTAGAAaggaaaagaagagaggaagattcagcGCTCTCTGTGGACTCAACCCAAAG TGTACAAAGAAGGTCAACAAGAAGAACCACTGCACTCCAACACCTTCCCAGAACCAGACCCCTGCCGTCAGTGAAAAAG
- the LOC118938797 gene encoding uncharacterized protein LOC118938797 isoform X4, translated as MSPVIFASGGVSSTKVVEEMVSGVSNILQMYINGKSVEQSVVLREDGVEVDMTHLTGQVMTAFSGTVLNFSNKEENDPDKRELLCVVADHMKMLEACKSPEEMLKQGESNLNIKGAKSSLRLSTQSMDRLLTEEFQTKATESIREIVKRFRGCTSCCSGTTSSCPTPRIGEIRDLMIDPEASELVSTFVSDMDNLTQSIRASCSPAQSEQILLENHQSKIWSYTVGCYYDMKNTLKRLLTCPEKGDLASTFVESTKYSFTIFPTLCLDVSHSSNGEADTSDSISCKPLLITPSSMNEQKGQSETPKPLLAQKKYLQDQVLLDTTKAIASQVLVLYKTEVMEKFSSSVGECDSEESLEAILFVDGIMSDLNDFTSSCSASPSELLDSEQCLSHLTFPLGLQDSTTNSESTQSLPVINMKKLSSVSFQTKARKAVSEALRSVNPFTNSLLGDSEASKLLDTFVTDVETIVQSMQAHHSENFRISKVSTLSAARIIYHRFREMLRRFLTPCQDSVKVIDGVTPIHDETLKQAPSESLDSQVTCNSDSPEIQADLQTCTKEVISQILTVNHSEESMEECLSSLKGETEDMSKLLDAVVSQIDVLAASKSYLYVDDYAVNTQDNLHGGINNDEEEASSRSLKSTAFDKLCTDEFQTKASHLAGGILQSGLIGIVNTSLDGRSADICTESSNDGDDRDFKILQNRGTPPLFTSSLHTNSAASNIVISITKDLNSITQMTKMSDASVSGQLERSLSASTLPVSVHNGVNVKGKIIWPGTVNLFNNVFIKVKDFFAQQQPVLLDNVVEASKHAESICRTATSTQITYNEHEGSQTSMVNYSKALISQTLMTIQRRVFMSERMSTSEKALLTRSIVGSMLEDVDMVRSDGHEIHRPSSSKSSLSITSAMTRGSQSDLTNSLPGTPVHNEWPVEIYCPIIRSSVIDMSDSSTHSQGSTNYTRQTISAIVDTVMEVIPREDTKHTATADDVTSFTRRLARLSPRDGLQNFSHELTDKVYELIKSHNTPQALFVPAGKSVSDSILLKLKTGLNASEESREFPSDLVYSFATESIKRLLQQIVFWLPPPSQGSDFCQTIISDGSLQETSWLMPSSSAISISSSQVYFDTKSLFTNIMVNQVMDTCSVASNSSEELSELMNIINGLSPTDAGTLDSDRPALMTTSRQSSSKSLPRPPLSGSSTHNGGTVDIQVLGEVESKMDNKDLEMSSVSVHPSTPSAMDSETHASFDSTSNDYTSLVLLLIVRLLSMITPITLLESSDIGETSRVLTKRILSEFCGTSGLEPTQAYPQNLKIKKIFKAVYKGLLQEFGSEKMLQVAMKSTDYAFDDALVKSLTRELLAKCNEASSSPPSMTQLSSHNVLGSDEVGNSGLPTTCRKEKKRGRFSALCGLNPKVHMSSKYTFLRLFFIHYVQYDGKH; from the coding sequence ATGTCCCCTGTCATTTTTGCCAGTGGTGGTGTCTCCAGCACCAAGGTGGTTGAGGAGATGGTGTCTGGCGTTTCCAACATACTTCAGATGTACATTAATGGGAAGAGTGTTGAGCAGAGTGTTGTTCTCAGAGAGGATGGTGTTGAGGTGGATATGACACATTTAACAGGACAGGTCATGACAGCCTTCAGTGGCACTGTTTTGAACTTCAGCAATAAGGAGGAAAATGACCCCGACAAGAGGGAACTGCTTTGTGTTGTTGCTGACCATATGAAGATGCTTGAAGCTTGTAAAAGTCCTGAGGAGATGCTAAAACAAGGAGAGAGCAACCTCAATATCAAAGGTGCCAAATCTAGTCTTCGTCTGTCAACACAAAGTATGGACAGACTACTTACTGAGGAGTTTCAGACCAAGGCCACTGAATCGATCCGAGAGATCGTTAAAAGATTCAGGGGTTGTACATCATGTTGTTCTGGCACTACATCATCTTGTCCAACTCCTAGGATAGGTGAGATCAGAGACCTTATGATTGACCCTGAGGCCTCTGAGTTGGTAAGTACCTTTGTTTCAGACATGGACAATCTTACCCAGTCTATCAGGGCATCCTGCTCCCCTGCACAGAGTGAGCAGATCCTTCTTGAAAACCATCAAAGTAAGATCTGGTCTTACACTGTTGGTTGTTACTACGACATGAAAAATACGCTGAAGAGGCTTCTTACCTGTCCAGAAAAAGGGGATCTCGCAAGTACATTTGTGGAGAGCACAAAATATTCTTTCACAATTTTTCCAACTTTGTGCCTGGACGTCAGTCATTCCAGTAATGGTGAGGCTGACACATCAGACTCCATTTCTTGTAAACCACTTTTAATAACCCCCTCATCTATGAATGAACAAAAAGGACAAAGTGAGACCCCAAAACCTCTCTTAGCTCAAAAAAAGTATTTGCAAGACCAAGTCCTCCTTGACACCACAAAAGCGATTGCCAGCCAGGTTCTTGTCTTGTATAAGACTGAGGTGATGGAGAAGTTCTCATCTTCTGTTGGAGAGTGTGATTCTGAAGAGTCTCTGGAGGCCATTCTATTTGTGGATGGCATCATGTCTGACTTGAATGATTTCACCAGTTCTTGTTCCGCTTCACCATCTGAGTTGCTAGACAGTGAACAATGTCTCTCCCATCTCACTTTTCCACTTGGTCTGCAGGACAGCACCACCAACAGTGAATCTACCCAGAGTCTTCCAGTTATAAATATGAAGAAACTGTCCAGTGTGTCTTTCCAGACAAAGGCTAGAAAGGCAGTGAGTGAAGCTCTGAGATCTGTCAACCCTTTTACAAACAGCTTACTGGGAGACTCTGAAGCATCTAAATTACTGGACACTTTTGTAACAGATGTGGAGACTATTGTTCAGTCCATGCAGGCACATCACTCTGAAAATTTCAGAATTTCAAAAGTGAGCACCCTTTCTGCTGCTCGTATTATATATCATAGATTTCGAGAAATGCTGAGGCGGTTTCTCACTCCCTGCCAAGACTCTGTAAAGGTCATCGATGGTGTTACACCAATACATGATGAGACTCTCAAACAGGCTCCTAGTGAAAGTTTAGATTCTCAGGTGACTTGTAATAGTGATTCTCCTGAAATCCAAGCGGACCTTCAAACCTGTACCAAGGAAGTCATTAGTCAGATCCTCACTGTGAATCACTCTGAGGAATCCATGGAGGAATGCCTCTCTAGCCTAaaaggagaaacagaagacatgTCCAAGCTTTTGGATGCCGTTGTTTCTCAGATTGACGTCCTTGCCGCCTCCAAATCATATTTATATGTTGATGACTATGCTGTCAATACACAGGACAATTTGCATGGTGGGATCAACAATGATGAAGAGGAAGCATCCTCTAGAAGTCTTAAATCCACAGCCTTTGACAAATTATGTACTGATGAGTTTCAAACTAAAGCCTCACATTTGGCTGGTGGGATCCTTCAATCAGGGTTGATTGGCATTGTAAATACCAGCCTTGATGGTAGAAGTGCAGACATTTGTACAGAGTCcagtaatgatggtgatgatagagaTTTCAAAATCCTTCAGAACCGTGGAACTCCACCTTTGTTCACCTCTTCTCTGCACACCAATTCTGCAGCATCCAACATCGTCATAAGCATCACTAAAGACCTTAATAGCATCACCCAGATGACTAAAATGTCTGATGCTTCAGTGTCTGGCCAGTTAGAGAGATCCCTGTCAGCTTCAACCCTTCCTGTCAGTGTTCACAACGGGGTCAATGTGAAAGGAAAGATCATTTGGCCAGGCACTGTTAACCTGTTCAACAATGTGTTCATCAAGGTCAAGGATTTTTTTGCCCAGCAACAACCAGTACTCCTAGACAATGTGGTTGAGGCCTCCAAACATGCCGAATCCATATGCAGAACAGCTACTTCTACACAAATTACTTACAATGAACATGAAggcagccagaccagcatggtaaATTATTCCAAAGCCTTAATTAGTCAGACTCTGATGACAATCCAGAGGAGAGTGtttatgtcagagaggatgaGCACCTCAGAGAAAGCCCTCTTGACTCGTTCCATCGTGGGCTCCATGTTGGAGGATGTTGACATGGTGAGAAGTGATGGACACGAGATACACCGGCCATCCTCCTCAAAGTCCTCCCTGTCCATCACCTCTGCCATGACCAGAGGGTCCCAGAGTGATTTGACAAATTCTCTTCCAGGCACTCCAGTCCACAATGAGTGGCCTGTTGAAATCTATTGTCCTATCATTAGGAGTTCGGTCATTGATATGAGTGACTCCTCAACTCATTCACAAGGGTCAACAAATTACACAAGGCAAACCATCTCTGCCATAGTTGACACTGTTATGGAGGTCATTCCAAGAGAAGATACGAAACACACAGCCACTGCAGATGATGTCACTTCTTTTACAAGAAGACTTGCGAGACTCAGCCCCAGGGACGGTCTTCAGAACTTCTCACATGAGCTCACTGACAAAGTTTATGAGCTCATAAAAAGTCACAACACCCCCCAGGCTCTTTTTGTGCCAGCTGGCAAGAGCGTGTCTGACTCTATTCTTTTGAAGCTGAAGACAGGATTGAATGCTTCTGAAGAATCCAGGGAGTTTCCATCTGACCTTGTATACTCCTTTGCTACGGAGTCAATAAAACGTCTGCTACAGCAGATTGTCTTCTGGCTTCCTCCACCATCACAAGGATCCGATTTCTGCCAAACTATCATCTCTGATGGTTCTCTGCAGGAAACAAGTTGGCTTATGCCGAGCTCTTCTGCCATCTCCATTAGTTCCTCACAGGTTTACTTTGACACAAAGAGCCTTTTCACCAATATAATGGTCAATCAGGTCATGGATACCtgttctgtggcctccaattcaTCAGAAGAATTATCAGAGTTGATGAACATAATCAATGGGTTGTCCCCAACTGATGCTGGAACACTTGACTCTGACAGACCGGCTCTCATGACCACTAGCCGTCAGTCTAGTTCCAAATCATTGCCTAGACCCCCTCTGTCTGGCAGCAGCACACACAACGGTGGAACTGTGGATATTCAAGTTTTAGGAGAGGTGGAATCCAAGATGGACAACAAAGATCTGGAGATGTCTAGTGTCTCTGTGCATCCATCAACTCCATCAGCCATGGACTCTGAGACACATGCATCATTTGACTCCACTAGCAATGACTACACCTCTTTGGTACTTTTACTGATTGTTAGATTGCTGTCAATGATCACCCCTATCACATTACTGGAATCCTCTGACATTGGTGAAACATCAAGAGTTCTCACAAAGAGGATTCTGTCTGAGTTCTGTGGCACCTCAGGCCTTGAACCAACTCAAGCCTACCCCCAGAATCTGAAAATCAAAAAGATTTTCAAGGCTGTCTACAAGGGGCTTCTTCAAGAATTTGGGTCAGAGAAGATGCTCCAGGTTGCAATGAAGTCAACGGATTATGCATTTGACGATGCCCTGGTCAAATCATTAACTAGGGAACTACTAGCTAAATGCAATGAGGCTAGCTCTTCACCTCCCTCCATGACACAGTTGTCATCACACAATGTACTTGGCAGTGACGAGGTAGGTAATTCTGGGCTTCCAACAACTTGTAGAAaggaaaagaagagaggaagattcagcGCTCTCTGTGGACTCAACCCAAAGGTACATATGTCATCAAAATACACATTTTTAagattattttttattcattacGTACAGTATGATGGTAAACACTGA